The genomic window ATTGTTGCTtggaacttttttcttttttctgttagATGATTGCAATGATGTtgttattgtcaatgtttgatgtTAGCCATCTTGTTTATATCATGTTACCGGTGATTTTGTGACTTATGGCAGTAGTTTGCTTGCTTTGTAGGAAATTTATGGGTTCAGGCATTTCATGGGAGTAGCCGAAGATAGTGAACCACCCTTGAAACGTGTGAAAGGGCCCTTGGAAGAATCCAAGAGCTTGCCGGAGGATCATTCAACCACAAAATCTGTTTCTTGCTCTTTGGGAGATCAGATGGCTAGGCCTCTAACCTCCCAAGGGGATGGGGAAACAATTGGTTCACAAGGTGTTATAAGAAAAGcagaatttattaaaattataactaGGGCATTGTACTCGCTTGGTTATGACAAAAGTGGTGCCCTTCTAGAGGAGGAATCGGGAATACCATTGCATTCTTCGGTGGTTAATCTATTTATGGGGCAAGTGACCAATGGGAAATGGGATGATAGTGTGGCCACATTGCAAACGATTGGTCTCTCAGATGAAATAATGAAGTCAGCATCCTTCTTGATTTTGGAACAGAAGTTCCTTGAACTTCTTAAAATGGAAAAAGTTGCTGCTGCATTGGATACACTAAGGAATGAGATCGTTCCTCTTCATGTCAATCTCGACCGTGTTCATAAGCTTGCTTCCTGTATCATCTCTCCTTCGCAATGCATAAGACTTGGTATTTCTAGTCAAGATACTGAGGGTACAAAGTCAGGGTCAAAGATTCTAGAAAAACTACAGAAGTTGCTTCCTGCTGCAATCATGATTCCTGAAAAACGATTAGAGCATCTAGTTGAAAGGGCTCTTGATGTTCAACGAGAGGCTTGCGTGTTCCATAATACCTCAGATAGTGATCTCTCTTTGTACTCTGATCACCAGTGTGGAAAAAATCAGATTCCCTCCCAGACATTGCAGGTTAGTTTGATGGTAGTTCAATTTGCCTTCGCATTTGTTATAGCTGTCCTTTCTGGTCAAAGATGATAAATTGGACTTTCTCTTTTGGGTTTAGGGTGTAATTTTCTGCAGGTTATTTATTTTAGCAAGGGTATAGCACGTGGGAATGGTCATGTGTTGATTCATTGTATTATGCCATAGAGAAACTGCATTCTTTGATTAGGATTTCAGCTATGTTCGGTGGACATCTTTTATTCTTTTGGTATTCTTATTGTTGCTGTTAATCTCATCTTGGTTTTGATCAAGAAACAGATTTGTTCATTTAAATTGTAGTTGCTTTCTAATGCATTATAACTTCTCATAATTTTACTGTGCATTTCGTTTTCGTGAGCTAACAAAGGAATCTCATAATTAAAACTTTATGTTTATATAAATGAAATCAGATACTAGAAGCACACAAAAATGAAGTTTGGTTTGTGCAATTCTCACATAATGGCAAATATTTGGGCTCATCATCTAAAGATCATTCAGCAATTATATGGGAGGTaagctttttatttattattggcTTTGCTTTGGCTTTTTCTGTCCTATTCCAAGGTATTAGTGCTTTAACTTGCTAAGACAGTACGCATTCGTGGGATTTTTCCATTTAGTga from Gossypium hirsutum isolate 1008001.06 chromosome D12, Gossypium_hirsutum_v2.1, whole genome shotgun sequence includes these protein-coding regions:
- the LOC107940994 gene encoding WD repeat-containing protein 26 homolog, yielding MGVAEDSEPPLKRVKGPLEESKSLPEDHSTTKSVSCSLGDQMARPLTSQGDGETIGSQGVIRKAEFIKIITRALYSLGYDKSGALLEEESGIPLHSSVVNLFMGQVTNGKWDDSVATLQTIGLSDEIMKSASFLILEQKFLELLKMEKVAAALDTLRNEIVPLHVNLDRVHKLASCIISPSQCIRLGISSQDTEGTKSGSKILEKLQKLLPAAIMIPEKRLEHLVERALDVQREACVFHNTSDSDLSLYSDHQCGKNQIPSQTLQILEAHKNEVWFVQFSHNGKYLGSSSKDHSAIIWEVKENGQVLLKHTLCGHQKPVLIVSWSPDDSQILTCGQDEVIRRWDVSSGECLHVYEKTGVGLISCGWFPDGRGIFAGMTDKSICLWDLDGRDLECWKGQRTLRISDMAITDDGKRIISVCRESAILLLDREAKFDRLIEEVDMITSFSLSKDNKFLLVNLMNQEIHLWSIEGDPKLISEYKGHKRTRFVIRSCFGGLDQSFIASGSEDSQVYIWHRCSGELLLALPGHSGAVNCVSWNPGNLHMLASASDDGAIRIWGLDRFNLKGGEQSNGSNHQCNGRS